A genomic stretch from Tissierellales bacterium includes:
- a CDS encoding helix-turn-helix domain-containing protein produces MKTIITEEMRFRQRAVKYAIKYDNNAKAARRYHTSRQQVQRWRKRYDGDKVIGQ; encoded by the coding sequence ATGAAAACAATTATAACAGAAGAGATGAGATTTCGTCAAAGGGCAGTTAAATATGCAATTAAATATGATAATAATGCAAAAGCAGCAAGGAGATATCATACTAGTCGTCAACAGGTTCAACGCTGGAGGAAAAGATATGATGGAGACAAGGTCATTGGTCAATAA